CAGCAAAATATCCAATAATAGGACAAATAATGAAGTCGTTAAGGTGAACATGTGGAGTGATGGCATCTGGGCGCTACTCCTCAAGTAGCTCCATCAGTGGACAGACCATCAGAGGACTGTTTTCATCGTCTGCGGTTCTGTCTCCTGCTCcatggagagaggaaacaagaacAAACCCACACTGGAGGAACCTGAAGTTTCCCCACACACTGGTTAAAAATGCAGCAGTAGGTGTCAGGCTAAATATTGATGTAACGTCCGGCAATAAAGTCGCTGATATGAGCTCATCGCGTGTAGAGAACACGGAGCCAGATTTAGGTTGAGCGGAGGAACAACACTTTGTTCCTGCAGCCGAgcttgtgtgttcatgtgtgtgttcactgcagGTTTCTAAACTAATCTGTCCTGACGTAACAACATGCTGCTTCTCAATCTGCCCACTGCTGGAgtcctggcacacacacacacacacacacacacacacacacacacacacacacacacacacacacacacacacacacacacacacacacacacacacacacacgctttagtAATGTTATCACCATCTATAAATAGGTAAAATTGATTTATGTgtaggagaagagagaggagctgcagaggaatggATCTAACTTTACTGTACAAGTGGGTTATGCAAACTGTCAGACAGTTGGACCAGTGACTGCTGAGAGGAACCAACAGCTGGTTTACATAACCCAACCCGGtccaggcagatggccgccaCCGTAATCCTGCTTCTGCTCAAagagtgtttttcctctccccaTGTTTTGCTCAAGGCAGAGTGATaactttccctttttttaatttcaaggTCTTGACCTTAAAGTTGACACAGAGCTTCTTTGCTCGTTGTTTTCTTCTGATTTGAAACTGAACTCCATCGTTCCCTGCATTAAGCAGAAGATGTAGACACAAAGACTAAAGGTCCAAACACCCAGACCAGCAACACACACTGTTACAAACCTTATGGGGCTGAggcgggagggaggaggggggtggcgTTCAGTCCACACGGGATGAAACGCAGAGAAGCAGCTCAAAGTTTCCAGGTCACAAAGAAAAAGCAACTCTGCAAGGATCAGGAGGTAGAGGAGGTAAGAAGATACAAAATAGGTATTTGAAAGTTTTCCACAAACGAGAATGGgtaaaaggaaaggaaaggaaaggaaaggaaaggaaaggaaaggaaaggaaaggaaaggaaaggaaaggaaaggaaaggaaaggacaGGACTTTTCTGGCACCTCACCCTCAGAGGTAGTTTAGCAGCATTGGCGGTTAAAACCATAGTGACAGCACTGAAACAGGTTTATCTGCCACATAAATGCTGTCTTTGTGTAGATGAATGAACACAGTCCCTGTGCAGACGGACATTACAAGGTCTGGCTGAAGGTGAAATGGAACGACTGCAGTGAGGTACTAGTTCCTCCAAACTGAACTTGACTAAATGTAAGTGTTACATATCACATCTGCTTTTGTCCCACATCCCATAAACAAGAATGTTTACTCTTTCATTCGCTCATTTATATACGAACACAGAGGCTGATTAGAGTAAACGCAACCTGTGTCCATGTTCATGCAGTAAACGCATGGAAAATGTGGAACACTCCAATCCACAGTCACACCTATGTGTCCACAGATGAACACAGTCCGTCAGAGTCTCACCTATGTGAATATTACCAACATGTCActgagagagggcgagagagagagagagagagagagagagagagagagagagagagagagagagagagagagagagaggagaagagagagagagagagagagagagagagagagagagagagagatggagagatggagagagagagagagagaggtgtgtgtgtgtgtgtgtgtgtgtgtgtgtgtgtgtgtgtgtgtgtgtgtgtgtgtgtgtgtgtgcgcgtgcgtgcgtgcgtgtcggcTTTGTAAGGGATTATCTGACAATGATGAAGCATGTTCAACACACACCAGATTAAACTGTCTGCTCCGCTGTTGATTTTTATGTGactgcagtttttttttgtgtgtgtcttcagccAATTAAAATAACTTAAACGCATCAAACCTGCTCGGCTCACAGTGAAAACTTGGCCAGTCACTGTGTGTATCTGCTCCACAGTGTGTCCAGCAGACACACTCCTCCTCTCATTTAGCCTCAttataaaactaataaaatggTTACGATGCATCAACGGgccaaaacataaaacattcaaaTTCACTGAGTCAGGAAATGCAGCTTATGCTCCATGATTTACCAGCACTGCTTGTTTAACACGTGCGTTCGTTAAaaatgatgttgttgttgatgttgaaccgtttttttatactttttaccTAAACCTATAAACGCATGGGTCGAGAAAAGAATCAGCTGATTAAAAGGAGCAACACCTGCCACCCAGTAAACATCAGTAAAAATGACCTCCAGCTCAACAACTGTAGGAAAGCGGCGTAACATGAGAATCTAATTATGACCGTGGACACATCATTAGCCGTGGCCCGGGTCCGTCTGTGCTCTGCGTAGCTTCATACTATAGAGCTTCAGCACCTTCACTCATAAACACTATTAGTTTTACTTATACTTAACTTAAATGAACGACTAGAGGCTGGAATAGATTTAGCTCAAGGTAAAACATACTGGATGCGTATCCTTCAAAAAGTGACGGAGCCTGGAAGTGAACCGGATCCACAGGCGCTGATGTTTGGGGTTTAAACACGGTGCTGCTGATCGTTTCATAACCAAAGAACAGACCCGAGAAAGACgaggaaagaagaaaagaacgggaggatgaggaggaggaggaaggtgacttACCGGAGAACCAGaaggtgatggatggatgaagaaaGTGGAGTCCTGTTGGTCTGACGCGCTCAACTCCGCGCGCGCACACTCCGCAGCCGCCGATCACTGATCAATAGCTGGTCAACAGTGACGGTCCGGTGCGATCAGTCACCGatcgtccgtccgtccgtccatcacGGTCGGTCAGGACGCGGATCAACTCTGCTGGAGATGCGGGGAGCAGCGGAGAGCAGCGCGCCGTGCGCCGCGCAGACAGCTGGACGGCGGGAGTGCGCATGCGCCAcgccacaagcacacacacaaagaacgAGAAAGGCTTTAAGCGGCTCCAGTAAAAACTAAATGATCGCAACTGGATAGATTTATATACCTGATAACAGCTTGTATCAGTCGAGTGTGCGCGCCTCTTGGTGACGATATCTAAACATAAATCTAAAGCCATCAGAATCCTAAAAGTCCCCAAGACAATAATTcaaaaccgtgtgtgtgtgtgtgtgtgtgtgtgtgtgtgtgtgtgtgtttgtgtgtgtgtgagcagcaggttcTGACTGATTCCTTTCCAGACTTTGTTGCTGGCAAAAGTGGAGAAACAACAGATGGAGCctattttaaaacagtaaatattgGCAGCAACACACACGTCCCCTTTCTGTATTTACTGTCGACTCACCTGTCTATGACGTCACCAGGTGTCGGGTTAAACGCGTTAGATTCCTTCTGCCAGAACTGAAACTGTAGCAGCTTTTTCCCTCTGGTCGTGCTGTCAGTTCATACTTTAACTGCTTCAACGTTTTCTAACTGATGGTTTATATCTAACCATTTACTGCTGCTTGTCTCAGACACCTGCTCTGTGATGCTGAGCTGGGTTTTGTTGCTATATGTAAACAACAGGAACAAATGATTCCCAGTCCTCTCCAGGACCCTGAGCTCCTACTTATCTACTTCTCACTCCCATCCACTCTCATCAGCACGGTCCATGCTGTGCTTTCCCAGAATTCTTTGCAGCCCCCATGTCCCAGTGGGTCCGTCCGTAGATTTGCTGCGGCAGCAAACCAATCTGACTCCTCTACTCCTCGGGACATTCAGCCAATTACAATCCAGCACCGCACtgacacacttacacacacaccacatctcCCCTCTCACCTTGAGCACCGCATCAAGGTTGTACAAGGTTTCAACCATGGTGGGAGCCGGTAGCCGCTGTAAAACCACCACACACAACACGGCACGAGTTTGAGCCACTTGCTGAGCAGAGTCGGGACACGCTTCTTCTTACAGGAAAACTGGAAGCACTTTAGATTCCAGCTCAGTAACGCATacataaacaaaaacatgataCCAGCGTAATTGGCTTAGTAGACTCAGCTGGTCTTAGaggtaaaagacaaaaagagaaaGCAATAATAATCCCATCATGCAGCAATTACAGCCCAAACCTTTGGCCTGATTCATGTCTTCTGTTAAATAGAGGTGTATAGAGGTGAGACTGTAAGAAAAGGTAAAGGAACAGATAAACGAGAAGGTAGGTGAAATGGAAGAAGACCTGAACAGATGAGCAAGTTCCTACCAACAGACAAAGTGACTTTGTTTTAATATACAGCTATAACATTCACCAATAATATCTCTCCCATCACATCAGGTCAGTTCACACTTCCCTTGTCTATAACAGAAGCCACTTTAATCAGATTGTCTATTGTCTCAGATTGTTGCCCTGGGCCCTGCTTCTTAAGGTTTCATTAGTTCACTTACTATCACTTATTGTGCATTCAACTACTGCTTTAAAAAcgtaaaaaaaagcaacaacttTTGAGCTCTGCAAACAGTGGAAACAGAAGCAGATTAAAAACATCGAAAGtaactttaattgttttttgttctcGTTTCATTCACAACATAGGTCATATAACAATAGAAAATACAGAGCGAGAAACCGTAGCGAAGGAGACAGGGGTCCCGAAATCCAGACACCACAGTGACAGGATGAGGTAACGAAGACatgaattaatgaatgaatgaatgaatgaatgaatgaatgaagggaAAGATTCTCCAGGCTGTCAGTCCATCACTTCGACCTCTGCACTcctatctcctcctcctgtcctctctctccctgttccGGTCTCTGTTCTCTTTattcctctctcgctccctgtgCGTCTCCCTGTCCCTCTTttcctcgttctctctctccctctctctctccctgtgcgtCTCCCTGTCCCTCTtctcctcgttctctctctccctcactcgctccctgtctctgtccctccctctgtctcgtTCCCTCTCTCCGTCCCTTTGTCTGCCTTGAGCGTCCGTTTttcgtctcctctcctcgtccTGTTCCTCCTCGTCTGTTCTTTCGTCTCGTCTGCTTCGACGGGCGCCCTCACGTGCACGCTCGCGACCCTCCACCTCACGCGTACGgccctttccttccttcctcgcCTGCTTCGCGTCATCACTGTCATCATCGTGTTTCTTTCGTCTGGCTTGCTTCTTGTCAGAGTGTTTGTCCTTGTCCTTCCCtcgcttcttcttttcctcactttcatctttcctcttcttcctcttcctgtgtttGGTATCGGAATCTAAAGGAACAAAGACAATAAGTAATTAACTTCTCAAGTGATTCTATGTCAAAGCAAATCTAATGCATCTAATAGAAATGTGTAAGTACAATCACTTTTATAGGTATTCATCTAATAAAATCTTTAGAATCTCAAAATCACAAACTAAATTCTTTGACATCATTAAAAATCGACCGATCCAGATACAGCATCAGCCACTTCTAATTGTAATTTAAAcctcacctgagctgctgctgctggaggaagagTCTGAGGAGTCTGAATCCGAGTCGCTGGAGGAATCTGATGAAGAGGAGTCAGacgaagatgaggatgaggaggacgagtCGGAAGATTCCACTTCCTGGTTCTGAGTCATGATCATCTTCGGAGCATTCTTCAAATGCTCCCTCAGCTCATCcctgatagagagagagagataagtgTTTTTTAACCAGGTGtttcatattaaaataaataaattaattttatataGAACCAATCCATAATTATTATAAACACATTATACAAGTAAATATTTCTTAAAGACAGAACATCTTACGTCAGTCCTCCTAGTCCAATAGAGGTGAAGAAGTTGATGGCAAAGCGAGTGTTTCTGGGATTATCGCGAGGAAACAGACCTTCGAAGAACGACTGCAGAGTCCTGAAGCACATAGAATACAcctcagtttatttaaaaactcaCTCCACCAGATAATCACAGCAGTTTCTTTGATTGTGACTTTCTGTGCGACAGATGTATtcagtgtctgtgcatgtgtacgTACTGGTCTTTGAGCCTCTGATTGAGTTTGGGGAGCCCCATGTAGGCACAGAGCTCCTGGAACAGGATCTTGACAAAGATCCGACTGGATGAGGTTGTGGTCTCCTCACTCATCCTGATGCACTCCAACACCTGAtcaacagagagacacaaaacacaggactaaggaagagagaaaagattaaaaggttCCTGCACATCCTATCCTTTTCTTCATGCTAAATAaagctaaagaattggaccatGATGTCTCAATAAAGGAGTCAGTAACTTTTCattaaaatgtgtgtatttctggCCCCCTGGTGGAAAAGGCTGGTTCTAGCTGGAGAGTGTGACGCTGTGGaggacctgagcccacacagcaccttgcaacacagCAGTAGCTGCTTAGCGCTGTGTGTCTTCTGTGATAGACGGCCGTGCTGCCGGACCAGaggtggttctgtgagtggccTGTTTATAGTCAACGTATGCAAAAATTGAAATATGACAAAGCGTTCTTAGATGTGATTGgataaagtagcaaaatgtaaaataagtagCGAGTGCACTTTTAACACACTCAATGTGTGTTAACATAAACCAAAGTCTCAAAAATGTAAAGTTTGTTAAAGTTACAaattacaggtgtgtgtgtgtgtgtgtgtgtgtgtgcgcacgcttACACTCCAGGGGACAGAGTCTGTATAGAGCAGGTGAGCAAAGAGTCGGGCCACGTTCCTCAGTTTGTTGGTCTCTAGTCTGTGGATTGTTTCATACTGCTCCGCGAAAATCCCCTCAAAACTCTCCATGTACTCCTTTTTCAGCAGACAAAACCtctacacacaaaaacaaaagcacatgtCAACAAGTACATTTGATTTGGTGACTCAAAATGATTACATGTAGTTCAGTTGAGCTTCACGTGTCCAACTATTTTACACATACGTACTAGAACACACTTaattatactgtgtgtgtgcgtgtgtgtgtctctcaccCCAGCAAGGAGCCCGAAGAATTTCTCATAGGTTCTCTGTTGAGCGCAGCAGTCCAGGATCATGTTGCACAGCTCCTTCTGTTTACGAACATTATACTTCATATTAGCGCACATACAGAAATCCTATAGTAAACTTCAAGTCATTCCATTAGAGCTGAAGACTTTCTGAACTCAGCAGCATTAGTAAAGCACTCAGTTAAACTTTACAATACTAGGATGCTGCAGCAAACCAAAAACAAGGACTGTGcctttgtttccatgtcatCATGGTGAGGACTGTGTACTGTGCAAGTTTTGGCGACCACAAATGTAAACTCACCGTCTGGCTCTCAGGAAAGTCCATCTTGATCAGCTTATGAGCACACTCCTCAAAGTCCAAACTATAGAAACAAACAATCAATCAGTAAGTCAGTTGTATGCGTCAGTGTATACAGATTTCAGGGCTTGTGTGAAACCTTCTCAATCTGCTTCACTGTTTTATCCTGATCTCAGGACCTGTGAAGTCATCATTAAAGAAACCATGGGAACTaggctacaaacacacacagcttcaaatACTGTCCAAACCTATTAAATATAGCAGGACCTCTAAATAATTGAACCCTTTTGTCACCATGAGACAACTGTGCTAGccacagtgttttattattggAGATAGGTGGGGTTAGGTAATAGTGTTTTTCATGATGAGCCAATAAACGAACACAAGACACACAGCACTCACTGAGGGGAGGGTCTTTCCAGTTCAAATCAGTCCTGACTGATAAGGACAGTGTAAATGCTCGGTCAGACGAGTCGGTCTTTACCTGGACTGTATAGCAAGGTAGATGGTCCTTCTGAAAGCAACCAGATTGACTTCTGTCTTATCAAAGATGGTGACTTTCTCATCTGAGAGAGAAAGATACAGGGTGTTGAAATGGTTTCATATAatcagtatttttatttattaaatatttactgttaACAACCTTTAACTGAGAAACAGAACATCTGTCTCACCATCTGCCTCTTCTTCGTTCTcttgttcctcctcttcatcttcgtcGCTGCCGTCTCCATCCTCCCCTGAATCGCTGCTGCCCTCATCCAGGATATCTGACAGGAGGAGGTGACACCTGATTGGTTAAACAGTAAGGAGGTAACAGCTCATTGGACAGTTTGAGGTCGAGTCTGTGCATGTTCTCACCTCTCTTAATGGTTTTGTATTTCTCCTCATTCTCCAGGAAGTCAGGGTCCATCTTAAACACATCTgtgtttaaaagaaaataacttATGATGAGAAATCTATAGAAATTGAATTATTGAATGGTCACTGGTAATTATTCCTCTCTGGCTCTTACTGAGGACATCCTCTGTGTTGTACTCGTCCTCCAGAGGTAGCATGTGGGTAAACTGGTCTTCCTCATCCACTAGGTCCAATCCCTCTGGGATCACTGGATGATCTTTGAAGCCGTCCTTCCTTATAGCAAACATTACCTCAATCATGTACTGGACCCTTTTGTCAATAGCTGACTCATGGAGGATGTTCCGGAGACGCTCAAAAATGGCTGAAAAGGGAGGATGCTTTTTAATTAATTGTATCAATTATTGTACATGTTTTACTATGTCCAGTCAGTGTTTTGACATTTAACTCTCAGCAGCAACAACCTGCTATAATGAGGCTTCTCAGCAGAGTCAGCCCTCATTCAATTCCTGTGGAGAGACCTGACTATTCACAGATAATTTCTATGCAAATGTAAGAGGATCAGAGAGCCGAGGGGCTGTGCCGGGGAGAATGGAATAAGCTACCAAACCCAGGTGTGAGATCTTGCCAAAAAGACTCAGGTAGAAGAGGCTTTTACATAGTGATGAAAAGTGGTCTGAATACATCTCTGAACAAAAGTAAAATACCATTGATTCCTCGAGGGGAGACCTCTGTCAGTTTGAGTCCACACTCCTTTAAGAAGGCGATGGCGACCTCCACACTGTCATCAGTCGGtcgctccagcagcagagtaAGCATCTCCAGACACAGAACCTCATGGGCCTGAGAGCGAAGGACATCAAAGTGGAAAAGGACAGAAAGGTAAATACATATTAGTGCTGAGCACCATGCCTCAAGCTTTGTTTCAGTCCTACAACTGGACCTACCACATTCTGGTTGATGAGATGAGCCACAAACTTTGAGGCTGTCAGGCACTGTAGctggaaaagaaaagacagaatgGATTGAATACATGACTACAGATACTACCACCACTGCTGATCCCACTCCCCCTATTTATAAGTAGTATTAACATGTGTAGGGTTTTTTTTGTACTAGTACCTTGAGGTTGCGGCGATAGCTCCTCCTGAAGTTGAGAATGAGACGTTTGAGGATCAGTTCTCCAATCTGAGGGAACTTGGAGTTGATGatagcaacaacagcagcatagACATGAGTGAAGATTGGAGAAGCTGCTTGAGCCTGAAGCACTGAGCGAGACAGCAAAcccctgacagacagacagacacacaagcagtcAATTAGTTTCGGGGGCTGGCTTATAACTCTTGAATGGTTCTTCACTGAAGCGAGAAAACTTTTGTTTCACTCATTTTGATCAATAGAATTTTACAATAACGTAAACAGACTTTAAGTGTCCATGAACGCTTAGAAGCCTCATTAGATATTTACTGTTTCTTTTGCTTTACCTGCCCCTGACgatgttctcctgcagcagctcctggatgATGTTCACAATGTTGGACACGTTGACTTTGTTAATCAAACCGTT
This genomic interval from Betta splendens chromosome 21, fBetSpl5.4, whole genome shotgun sequence contains the following:
- the cwc22 gene encoding pre-mRNA-splicing factor CWC22 homolog; translation: MDSPDKSPSPAQRKHSGPSEDESSPNAEKPQQESSTEKSPKERSSPQASPAVHSPSGSSSSSSSGGSDSSDEDEHQGALRKIRSSVAQIKRSTSKEQDRARSTEKDRSRSMGENSSRSRSRERDDSVGRDRSRSRGRDRSQDRDRSRGRDRSRSRERMRSRSRGRDRSRSRGRDRSRERDWERYDRGRYVRDRYDDRFDRRNWDAESDYRRRGRTASSPADREPAAADEPPVKKKKEELDPILTRTGGAYIPPAKLRMMQQQISDKSSLAYQRMSWEALKKSINGLINKVNVSNIVNIIQELLQENIVRGRGLLSRSVLQAQAASPIFTHVYAAVVAIINSKFPQIGELILKRLILNFRRSYRRNLKLQCLTASKFVAHLINQNVAHEVLCLEMLTLLLERPTDDSVEVAIAFLKECGLKLTEVSPRGINAIFERLRNILHESAIDKRVQYMIEVMFAIRKDGFKDHPVIPEGLDLVDEEDQFTHMLPLEDEYNTEDVLNVFKMDPDFLENEEKYKTIKRDILDEGSSDSGEDGDGSDEDEEEEQENEEEADDEKVTIFDKTEVNLVAFRRTIYLAIQSSLDFEECAHKLIKMDFPESQTKELCNMILDCCAQQRTYEKFFGLLAGRFCLLKKEYMESFEGIFAEQYETIHRLETNKLRNVARLFAHLLYTDSVPWSVLECIRMSEETTTSSSRIFVKILFQELCAYMGLPKLNQRLKDQTLQSFFEGLFPRDNPRNTRFAINFFTSIGLGGLTDELREHLKNAPKMIMTQNQEVESSDSSSSSSSSSDSSSSDSSSDSDSDSSDSSSSSSSSDSDTKHRKRKKRKDESEEKKKRGKDKDKHSDKKQARRKKHDDDSDDAKQARKEGKGRTREVEGRERAREGARRSRRDERTDEEEQDEERRRKTDAQGRQRDGERERDRGRDRDRERVRERENEEKRDRETHRERERERENEEKRDRETHRERERNKENRDRNREREDRRRR